GTCGTCGACGTCCTCGTCCCAGCCGATCTCCTGGACCACCATGTCCGGCTTGATGCCAAGCCTCTCGGCGACGCTGGTGTTGCCTGCGTCTCCCGCGGCGACCACTGCTTCCACTCCTCCAACTACGACGGAGCGCGGCGGGGAACCGCCGCACTCGGATACACGGTTGCCGATAGCGAACACTGGTGCGGCGCTGTGCGCAACCGTCCACACCGGATCTTTCGCAAGTCGTGTCGCGGCACAGTCCCCCGGACCCCCGCTGAACCACCCTCCGGAGTGCCCTCCTTTAGGGTGGGAGGAGAGAAAACGCGCGCGCGATACACCGCACGTGGGGAGTGGGGTACCCGGGGCGACTCTTGTTACCGAACAGTAGCGGTGACGGGGGACGGGCCGGGGACGACGATGGAAGTCGGCGAGCACTCCCGCCCACCAGCACGACCAGCTACAAGGAGACCCCTTGGCCCCGCAGAACGACGGCGCCTCCGGCAAGGAGACCCCGGCTCGCGTACGCGTCATCCGTGACGGACTCGCGGCGCACCTGCCCGACATCGATCCGGAGGAGACCGCCGAGTGGCTGGACTCCTTCGACGAAGCGCTGGCCCGGGGTGGCCGGCAGCGCGCCCGTTACCTGATGCTCCGGATCCTGGAGCGGGCCCGGGAGCGCAACGTGGGGGTCCCGGCGCTGACGTCGACCGACTACGTCAACACCATCCCCACCGAAAACGAGCCCTGGTTCCCCGGCGACGAGGAGATCGAGCGCCGTTACCGCCGCTACATCCGGTGGAACGCGGCGATCATGGTGCACCGGGCACAGCGGCCGGGCGTCGGCGTGGGCGGGCACATCTCCACCTACGCCTCCTCCGCCGCGCTGTACGAGGTGGGGTTCAACCACTTCTTCCGCGGCAAGGACCACTCCGGCGGCGGCGACCAGGTCTACTTCCAGGGCCACGCCTCCCCCGGCATGTACGCCCGCGCGTTCCTCGAAGGACGGCTGTCCGAGCAGCAGCTCGACGGGTTCCGCCAGGAGTACAGCCACGCCGGTGAGGGCGGCGGCCTGCCCTCCTACCCGCACCCGCGGCTGATGCCGGAGTTCTGGGAGAACCCGACGGTCTCCATGGGCCTGGGCCCGATGAACGCGATCTACCAGGCGCGGTTCAACCGATACCTGCGCGACCGCGGCCTCAAGGACACCTCCGACCAGCACGTGTGGGCCTTCCTCGGCGACGGCGAGATGGACGAGCCGGAATCGCGCGGGCTGATCCACGTGGCCGCGGGTGAGGGCCTGGACAACCTGACCTTCGTGATCAACTGCAACCTGCAGCGCCTGGACGGGCCGGTGCGCGGGAACGGCAAGATCATCCAGGAGCTGGAGTCCTACTTCCGCGGCGCGGGCTGGAACGTGATCAAGGTCATCTGGGGCCGGGAGTGGGACGCGCTGCTGTCCGCCGACCGCGACGGCGCGCTGGTCAACCTGATGAACGTGACCCCGGACGGCGACTACCAGACCTACAAGGCCAACGACGGCGCCTTCGTCCGTGAGCACTTCTTCGGCCGCGACCCGCGAACGAAGGAGCTGGTCAAGGACCTCTCCGACGCCGACGTCTGGAACCTCAAGCGCGGCGGGCACGACTACCGCAAGGTGTACGCGGCGTACAAGGCGGCGATGGAGCACCACGGCCAGCCGACGGTGATCCTCGCGCACACCATCAAGGGCTACGGGCTCGGCCCGTCCTTCGAGGGCCGCAACGCCACGCACCAGATGAAGAAGCTCACGCTCGACGACCTGAAGCTGTTCCGGGACGCACAGCGGATCCCGATCAGCGACGAGGAGCTGGAGCGCGACCCGAAGCTGCCGCCGTACTACCACCCTGGCCCGGACTCGCCGGAGATCCAGTACCTGATCGGCCGCCGCCGCGCGCTCGGCGGGTACCTGCCCGAGCGCCGGCCGAAGGCGGCCAAGGCGCTGGTGCTGCCCGGCGACAAGATCTACGAGGGCATCCGCAAGGGCTCGGGCAAGCAGGAGGTCGCCACCACGATGGCGTTCGTCCGGCTGGTCCGCGAGCTGGCCAAGGACTCCGAGATCGGCAAGCGCGTGGTGCCGATCATCCCGGACGAGGCACGCACCTTCGGGCTCGACTCGATGTTCCCCACGGCCAAGATCTACAACCCGCACGGCCAGACCTACACCTCGGTCGACGCGAGCCTGATGCTGGCCTACAAGGAGTCGGAGAAGGGCCAGCTGCTGCACGAGGGCATCAACGAGGCGGGCTCCACCGCGTCGTTCACCGCCGTCGGCACGTCCTACGCCACGCACGGCGAGCCGATGATCCCGATCTACATCTTCTACTCGATGTTCGGGTTCCAGCGCACCGGCGACGGCCTGTACGCGGCGGCGGACCAGATGGCCCGCGGGTTCGTGCTCGGCGCCACCGCCGGGCGCACCACGCTGACCGGTGAGGGCCTGCAGCACGCGGACGGGCACTCGCTGCTGCTGGCCGCGACGAATCCGGCCGTGGTGGCCTACGACCCGGCCTACTCGTTCGAGATCGCGCACATCGTCAAAGATGGCCTGCGCCGGATGTACGGCGACACCGGGCCGGACGGCAACGGCGAGAACGTGTTCTATTACATGACCATCTACAACGAGCCGTACCAGCAGCCGGCCGAGCCGGAGAACCTCGACGTCGACGGTCTGCTCAGGGGCCTGTACCGCTACGCCGAGGCGCCCGCGGGCGACGGCCCGGAGGTGCAGATCCTGGTCTCCGGCGTGACCATGCCGGACGCGCTGAGGGCGCAGCGGCTGCTGGCCGAGGATTGGGGCGTGCGGGCCGCGGTGTGGTCGGCCACGTCGTGGGGTGAGCTGCGCCGCGAGGCGGTCGCGGCCGACCACGACAACCTGCTGTACCCGGGCGACTCGCCGCGCGTGCCGTACGTCACGCAGAAGCTGTCCGGGGCGGCCGGGCCGGTCGTGGCGGTGTCGGACTGGATGCGTGCGGTGCCGGACATGATCCGCCCGTGGGTGCCCACCGACATGCTCACGCTCGGCACGGACGGGTTCGGCTTCTCCGACACTCGCCCGGCCGCGCGGCGCAAGTTCCTGGTGGACGCCGAGTCGATCACCGTCGGCGCGCTGTCCGCGCTCGCCGCGCGCGGGGAGTTCGACCGGGCTCGGGTCGCCGACGCCGCCCACCGCTACCGGATCGACGACGTCACGGCCGCCGGGCCGCAGACCTCGGACTCCGGCAGCGCGTAAGCACCGGCCAGAATGCTGTGAAGGGGCCCTTCACGGACTCTGAGTCCGTGAAGGGCCCCTTCACAGCCATCGCGAAACGGTGACCTGAGGAAGGGTGATCGAGCGTGCCCCAGCGCCGCCTGCCCCGGCCGAGCGAGCTCAAGCAGATCCTGCGGCCGAAGCCGATCGTGCTCGACCCGACGGACCGGCGGCTCGGCGCCGCGCACACGATCGCCGATCTGCGCACGGCCGCGCGCAAACGCACTCCGCGGGCGGCGTTCGACTACGCCGACGGCGCGGCCGAGCTGGAGGACAGTCTGCTGCGGACACGGCAGGCCTACCGGCGCGTGGAATTCCATCCGAACGTGCTGCGCGGAGTGTCCGATGTAGACACCAGCACGGAGATCCTCGGCGAGCGCGCGGAGCTGCCGTTCGCCTT
This Amycolatopsis sulphurea DNA region includes the following protein-coding sequences:
- the aceE gene encoding pyruvate dehydrogenase (acetyl-transferring), homodimeric type, with translation MAPQNDGASGKETPARVRVIRDGLAAHLPDIDPEETAEWLDSFDEALARGGRQRARYLMLRILERARERNVGVPALTSTDYVNTIPTENEPWFPGDEEIERRYRRYIRWNAAIMVHRAQRPGVGVGGHISTYASSAALYEVGFNHFFRGKDHSGGGDQVYFQGHASPGMYARAFLEGRLSEQQLDGFRQEYSHAGEGGGLPSYPHPRLMPEFWENPTVSMGLGPMNAIYQARFNRYLRDRGLKDTSDQHVWAFLGDGEMDEPESRGLIHVAAGEGLDNLTFVINCNLQRLDGPVRGNGKIIQELESYFRGAGWNVIKVIWGREWDALLSADRDGALVNLMNVTPDGDYQTYKANDGAFVREHFFGRDPRTKELVKDLSDADVWNLKRGGHDYRKVYAAYKAAMEHHGQPTVILAHTIKGYGLGPSFEGRNATHQMKKLTLDDLKLFRDAQRIPISDEELERDPKLPPYYHPGPDSPEIQYLIGRRRALGGYLPERRPKAAKALVLPGDKIYEGIRKGSGKQEVATTMAFVRLVRELAKDSEIGKRVVPIIPDEARTFGLDSMFPTAKIYNPHGQTYTSVDASLMLAYKESEKGQLLHEGINEAGSTASFTAVGTSYATHGEPMIPIYIFYSMFGFQRTGDGLYAAADQMARGFVLGATAGRTTLTGEGLQHADGHSLLLAATNPAVVAYDPAYSFEIAHIVKDGLRRMYGDTGPDGNGENVFYYMTIYNEPYQQPAEPENLDVDGLLRGLYRYAEAPAGDGPEVQILVSGVTMPDALRAQRLLAEDWGVRAAVWSATSWGELRREAVAADHDNLLYPGDSPRVPYVTQKLSGAAGPVVAVSDWMRAVPDMIRPWVPTDMLTLGTDGFGFSDTRPAARRKFLVDAESITVGALSALAARGEFDRARVADAAHRYRIDDVTAAGPQTSDSGSA